A stretch of Henckelia pumila isolate YLH828 chromosome 4, ASM3356847v2, whole genome shotgun sequence DNA encodes these proteins:
- the LOC140863856 gene encoding probable inactive shikimate kinase like 1, chloroplastic isoform X1, producing the protein MSIIQYQSCGCCRYSSPAPFFRPFSGFSDRAFPTPKSTARAVLENSSTSDSVVAKVVESDPFLAIKKRASEISSDLKGTSIFLVGLNSSYKSSLGVILADALRYYFFDSDSLVEEAVGGKGAAVSLVESQEEGYLASETEVLKQLSSMGRLIVCAGNGAVRSSLNLALLRHGISIWIDVPLDLVAREIMEDRIQLSALDTTICKSSDEIIDQLTTLYDSGRSGYSTADATISLHKLASELGYDELNEVTVEDMCMEVLKEIERLVRVKKMMEEAARPF; encoded by the exons ATGTCGATAATCCAATACCAATCATGTGGCTGTTGCCGTTACAGCTCGCCGGCTCCATTTTTCCGTCCATTTTCCGGTTTCTCCGACAGAGCTTTCCCAACTCCTAAATCTACTGCTCGCGCTGTCCTGGAGAACAGCAGCACTTCAG ATTCTGTGGTGGCCAAGGTTGTTGAATCCGATCCTTTCTTAGCCATTAAA AAGAGGGCTTCCGAGATATCCTCAGATTTGAAGGGAACCTCCATATTCTTAGTTG GATTGAACAGCTCCTATAAATCTAGCTTGGGGGTAATTCTGGCGGATGCTTTGCGATATTATTTCTTTGACAG TGATAGTTTGGTGGAGGAAGCTGTTGGTGGAAAGGGCGCTGCAGTATCATTGGTTGAGAGCCAAGAAGAGGGATATCTTGCATCGGAG ACTGAAGTACTGAAGCAGTTGTCATCAATGGGTCGATTGATTGTTTGCGCTGGAAATGGTGCTGTTAGAAGCTCATTGAATTT GGCATTGTTGAGACATGGCATTTCAATATGGATTGATGTGCCTTTAGACTTGGTGGCCAGAGAGATTATGGAAGATAGAATTCAACTATCTGCATTAGACACTACCATATGCAAATCTTCTGATGAA ATTATCGATCAATTAACTACATTGTACGATAGTGGGCGAAGTGGATATTCTACAGCTGATGCAACCATTTCACTTCATA AATTAGCTTCTGAGTTGGGTTATGATGAACTGAATGAGGTTACTGTGGAAGATATGTGCATGGAG GTTCTGAAGGAGATAGAAAGACTAGTGAgagtgaagaagatgatggaggaGGCTGCGAGACCATTTTAG
- the LOC140863856 gene encoding probable inactive shikimate kinase like 1, chloroplastic isoform X3, with amino-acid sequence MSIIQYQSCGCCRYSSPAPFFRPFSGFSDRAFPTPKSTARAVLENSSTSEEGFRDILRFEGNLHILSCDSLVEEAVGGKGAAVSLVESQEEGYLASETEVLKQLSSMGRLIVCAGNGAVRSSLNLALLRHGISIWIDVPLDLVAREIMEDRIQLSALDTTICKSSDEIIDQLTTLYDSGRSGYSTADATISLHKLASELGYDELNEVTVEDMCMEVLKEIERLVRVKKMMEEAARPF; translated from the exons ATGTCGATAATCCAATACCAATCATGTGGCTGTTGCCGTTACAGCTCGCCGGCTCCATTTTTCCGTCCATTTTCCGGTTTCTCCGACAGAGCTTTCCCAACTCCTAAATCTACTGCTCGCGCTGTCCTGGAGAACAGCAGCACTTCAG AAGAGGGCTTCCGAGATATCCTCAGATTTGAAGGGAACCTCCATATTCTTAGTTG TGATAGTTTGGTGGAGGAAGCTGTTGGTGGAAAGGGCGCTGCAGTATCATTGGTTGAGAGCCAAGAAGAGGGATATCTTGCATCGGAG ACTGAAGTACTGAAGCAGTTGTCATCAATGGGTCGATTGATTGTTTGCGCTGGAAATGGTGCTGTTAGAAGCTCATTGAATTT GGCATTGTTGAGACATGGCATTTCAATATGGATTGATGTGCCTTTAGACTTGGTGGCCAGAGAGATTATGGAAGATAGAATTCAACTATCTGCATTAGACACTACCATATGCAAATCTTCTGATGAA ATTATCGATCAATTAACTACATTGTACGATAGTGGGCGAAGTGGATATTCTACAGCTGATGCAACCATTTCACTTCATA AATTAGCTTCTGAGTTGGGTTATGATGAACTGAATGAGGTTACTGTGGAAGATATGTGCATGGAG GTTCTGAAGGAGATAGAAAGACTAGTGAgagtgaagaagatgatggaggaGGCTGCGAGACCATTTTAG
- the LOC140863856 gene encoding probable inactive shikimate kinase like 1, chloroplastic isoform X2, whose product MSIIQYQSCGCCRYSSPAPFFRPFSGFSDRAFPTPKSTARAVLENSSTSEEGFRDILRFEGNLHILSCSYKSSLGVILADALRYYFFDSDSLVEEAVGGKGAAVSLVESQEEGYLASETEVLKQLSSMGRLIVCAGNGAVRSSLNLALLRHGISIWIDVPLDLVAREIMEDRIQLSALDTTICKSSDEIIDQLTTLYDSGRSGYSTADATISLHKLASELGYDELNEVTVEDMCMEVLKEIERLVRVKKMMEEAARPF is encoded by the exons ATGTCGATAATCCAATACCAATCATGTGGCTGTTGCCGTTACAGCTCGCCGGCTCCATTTTTCCGTCCATTTTCCGGTTTCTCCGACAGAGCTTTCCCAACTCCTAAATCTACTGCTCGCGCTGTCCTGGAGAACAGCAGCACTTCAG AAGAGGGCTTCCGAGATATCCTCAGATTTGAAGGGAACCTCCATATTCTTAGTTG CTCCTATAAATCTAGCTTGGGGGTAATTCTGGCGGATGCTTTGCGATATTATTTCTTTGACAG TGATAGTTTGGTGGAGGAAGCTGTTGGTGGAAAGGGCGCTGCAGTATCATTGGTTGAGAGCCAAGAAGAGGGATATCTTGCATCGGAG ACTGAAGTACTGAAGCAGTTGTCATCAATGGGTCGATTGATTGTTTGCGCTGGAAATGGTGCTGTTAGAAGCTCATTGAATTT GGCATTGTTGAGACATGGCATTTCAATATGGATTGATGTGCCTTTAGACTTGGTGGCCAGAGAGATTATGGAAGATAGAATTCAACTATCTGCATTAGACACTACCATATGCAAATCTTCTGATGAA ATTATCGATCAATTAACTACATTGTACGATAGTGGGCGAAGTGGATATTCTACAGCTGATGCAACCATTTCACTTCATA AATTAGCTTCTGAGTTGGGTTATGATGAACTGAATGAGGTTACTGTGGAAGATATGTGCATGGAG GTTCTGAAGGAGATAGAAAGACTAGTGAgagtgaagaagatgatggaggaGGCTGCGAGACCATTTTAG